CTAATACTTTTTGATTATTGAGTTGGTAAATGTGGCATACTTTGCCTACATCATCAGATTTGTTCTAATTGCAACCTTTGTGGACTGCCATATGATGTATCTAACATGCTTTAAcctttttcttcatgttttctctttccttGTTGTAATGGAAGAATGATTTATTTCCGGAAGAAGGGGTATGGATTTGGAAAAATGGGATGCCCTTGTTGAGTGCCCTTAGAAAGTTGTCCGTTGGGACTGTTTTGGGTCCtcagaaggagagagaggtcaATTGGTATTTGCATCCTGTGCACCTGGAGAAGCTTCTTAGCCAGTTGATGCCGCATCTTGACAAAGTTGCCCAGATTATCCAACATTATGCTATCTCTGTATGTGATGTCTTTAAATGAAGTTAACTGCtattttactttacttttcttgTTCGAACTACCGAGAGAAGAGTAGGCAGTGCAACTATTCTCAATAAATACTTGCAGCCAGTGTCATCTTGCATTACTAATGAGATCACTTTAAACAGGCACTGGTGGTCATTCAAGACATGCTTCGAGTCTTTATTATTCGTATTGCTTGCCAAAAAGCTGAAAGTTGTTCAATACTTCTGCGGCCCATATTCTCATGGATTCTTGATCATGCTTATGACTTTTCTTCTCCATCAGATGTGGATGCTTATAAGGCAAGTTTGTGGTCACTGTTGAAGTTTTATAGTTTGTCTAATTTGGTAAACCTAAATGTTTAATCTTTCTTTGTCtcactctctccctctctctctctctcttcaggTTTATAGATATCTTGATTTCCTTGCTAGCTTATTGGAGCATCCACGTGCCAAggtttccattttctttttctggtttaTTTTGTTCCCCTCCATCCTTTTGTCTAGTAAAGAAGCATGGGATTTTActtaattttgatttctcCTTCCCCAGGCACTATTGTTAAAGGAGGGTGTGATTCAGATGCTAACTAGAGTGCTGGATAGGTGTTTAGCTGCCACGGATACGGATAGAGTAGAGATTCTAGATGGTAGAAGTTCAGCTAAATTTGAATTCGGTTTGCTTAATTGGTCCCTCCCTGTGTTCAAGTCCTTCTCACTGATTTTTACTTCTCAAGCATCTCTACACCATGCTGGGGAAAATGATCTGTGAGTAGATAAgatgcatatttatttatttatttattccttTTAATTGAGATGATACAACTTGTGTATGCTGAACTAGTTCACTGGTTTAATAGgcacaaatttgaaaatttgagtaCTGAAGATTGCACAATCATTTTAAAATATCTCCTCAGATTTTTTCAGGTAATTTGCTCCTTCCTATGTTGTATCTCAAGTTCGATTAGAGTATGTTAGTTATTACTGTGATAGTTCTCTAGGAGCTAATTTCGGCATATGAAATGCACTTGAGTACAAAGGTGTTGGTAAATTCACCAAGGACTTGATTGAATTGCACCTTCACCAGggattattgttatttattattatcattatctTTTGGAGTGTGGCGGTTGAGGCGGTGGGTCTAAAAAggtaaaaataagaaatttgcTTGAGCACAAACTAGTTAAATGCTCCACATTCTGACGCATGTAAATTGAGCATTGAAGATATATTAGTTTTTGGAACTTCCTTCTGATGATTTTACGTCTTTGTGGAATTATTAATGTGGAAAGTGACTAAACTAACTTCGCCTTATAAAACGTTCATTCAGATCACTTCTATCTAGAGGGGGTAAgtaaaagttttatttttatccttTTTATCCTAAAGATGCAACCAAAATCACCCGAAACCCATACCAGATGAAAGCAACCAGTAAAAGATTTGGAACTCCTTATTTGCTTAGTTTATTCTAACTGAGGGTACTCTCATTTACCAGGTTCTACCGGTTGGAAAAGAATTACTTGCGTGTCTTACTGCTTTTAAAGAATTGGGTTATTGTAGTGAAGGTCGAAGAGCTTTAGCAGCCACTTTTGATTGTGTCTCCTCTGTTGTTGATGATCGTGAAAAGGATGGCAATGGCAATTATAGTCTTCCTAATGAATATGAATGGAGAAAGAGTCCCCCATTGTTATGTTGCTGCAAAAACTTGTTAAGATCAGTTGACTCAAAAGATGGTTTGTCAAGTTATACAATCGAGGCTGTCAATGCATTGTCTATGGGATCTTTCAGCTTCTGCCTTGATGGGGAAAGGTGACTTCTCTTGCCTTATTGGTTATTTTGTTGATCTAGCCAAATCATGTTTTTAGTTTAGACTTGTTATATGTTTTAGTTGTTGAACATTGTcatccttttttcctttgattGATTTTATGATTATTGGATATTTGGtcttttgtaaaaaaaaaaaatatatatattggatatTCATTGCAGTTTATTTTATAGTTTCAAATACTTGCCGTACTTCAGAACTATAAAAGATGACTGTTCCTTAAAGAgagttgtgtttttgtttttggagtaTGTTTTTGCGCACTGAGGCTAGATGGTGCTAGATAATCTCGTGGGCCTTATTTTCACTAATCATCTCACGGTTCGCGCGAAGCATTGGTGAATTGTTTTACCATTCAACATGGTTTTTTGAGTTTAGTCATGCAACAAGAGCATTCATTGGAACTAGGAGTAGTGGCTATCCTGGACTAGCtagatttatgaatttgaaatcGTGCAAGTCTCTTTCAATTATATTGCTTGTGGTACTGGCTACCAATATGCTTTTACTTTGGGTTTCTTTATaatgttattttcttatgtAAACCTAGCTTATTCTAGAACCATTATatcttaaaatttattttattcattacCTGAAGAAACTTTTCATTACGAGTCTGCCACCTTACTTGAACAGGATCTGTGCCATAGGTTGTATCTCTGTGTCCTTGAGTTTCTGAAGTAATGTTTTATTGGTTCTTTGGATCTCTCTATGTGGATGTGCCTTAATACATTTTGGCTGTGATTTCTTCTGTTCCATATATGCATTTTTCTTAACCCTTACCTTAAGTGTCCACATCACTGGTTAGACTTATGGTTTGCTTCTGTATTAGATTGAATCCAGATAGGGTTGTTGCGGTGAAATTCCTGTTTGGCATTCCTGATGACATAGGTGAAGAAGATAGTGTTCCTCATGAAAACTTAAGCTACATTCGTGAATTGACCTCTATGCTGAAGACCATAGCCGCTGACCATGTAGCTGACTCTGATACTCAAACCCCTCTATATCAGGTATAACTGATGCTGATTCATTCTTTCATAGAAATTTTGCAGTCTCCCAAATTGTTTGCATAATATCTGACATCGTCGTCATCAATGCACAGGTTTTAGAATCTGTGAAATCATTAATACTGCTGTTGCAAAAACCTAGTTCTTCATTGAAGCTGGATGATGTATTTTCTAGTGATTTTGTTCCTCTGCCACTAAATATTATAGTTTCTTCAAAGATCCATATAATGTCAGATGGTGGTGCTGAAATGGCTGACGATTATCTTTACCAAGGAGCACTAGGAGACAAATTTCAGTGGGAGTGTCCTGAAACATTACCAGATAGATTGGCACAATCAAATCTTTCTGTTAAGAGGAAAATGCCATCACTTGATGGCCCAAATAGGCGTGCTAGAGGAGAAAATTCCCCGGCTGAGACCCCAAATCAAAATGTGTTTTCACGAGGATTGGGTTCAACTACTGCCTCGTCTGGCCCTACTCGTAGGGATACCTTTAGGCAGCGCAAACCAAATACCAGCAGACCTCCTTCCATGCATGTTGATGACTATGTTGCgagagaaagaaatgatgGTGTTTCTAACTCTAATGTAATAGCAGTACAGCGAGTGGGATCTACTGGTGGGAGACCTCCGTCAATTCATGTGGATGAATTTATGGCCAGGCAAAGGGAACGCCAGAATCCAGTGTCACCTGTAGTTGGGGATGCAGCAGTACAGGTGAAGAGTGCGACTCCTGTGAACAATACAGCTACGGAGAAGTTCAACAGACCTAAACAATTGAAAGCGGATCTTGATGATGATCTTCATGGAATTGACATAGTATTTGACGGTGAGGAGTCTGAACCTGATGACAAATTGCCCTTTCCTCAGCCGGATGATAATCTGCAGCAGCCTGCTCCTGTCGTTGTTGAGCAAAGTTCTCCCCACTCTATTGTTGCAGAGACAGAGAGTGATATTCATGACTTGGCCACGCCCTCAGCATCTAATATGGATGAGAACACACAAAGTGAATTTTCTTCCAGGATGTCAGTTTCACGCCCTGAAATTCCATTGACTCGAGAACCTAGTGTTACTTCAGATAAAAAGTACTATGAGCATTCTGATGACCCAAAGAATGCTACACTACTCAGGACTTCTAGTGGTTTTGATTCTGCAACAGCAGCAAATAGTCCCAGATTCCCTGTTTTTGCTTATAATAATTCTTCAGCATCTTCGGTACAATTACCAGTTGATTCTAGGATGACTCCACAAAATTTCTTTCCAAAGAATAGTCCACAACATGCTGGTAATGCGCCTGTAGCTTCTGGATCTCCAGGATTTTATGACCAGAGATTTCTTCCAAATCAACCTCCTTTACCTCCCATGCCTCCTCCTTCAACAGCTGTGATATCTCAGACATCTGAGTCAGTTCCAAGTCAATCATCCCTTTTTGTGAACTCTCTGACTGATGTACAGCAGCAGCTTCCAACAGCCTTCCAGGTAAGTTTTATAAgcaattttcttctcatttctcattcAGCTGTCTCTTGTTGGTTTATCTGCAATTATGTAATCTCTTGATTGTTTGTCATTGCAGATTCGTTCAGATTATCTTTCTGCATTCAATAATGGTTCTACATCTTCAAGAAATTCTGTCTCTTCTCCCAATGGGGCCGCCAGGCCACCACCCCCACTTCCTCCTACACCACCCCCTTTTTCTTCTAGTCCATATAATTTAACGTCCAATAGAACTATTTCGCAGTCTTCAGTATATAACCAGACAAGTGTGGGAGCAAATGAACTTCCTCAGAGCTCTACTGCACCCTCAAATGATGCTCGGTTAGGTGGTCTTTCTGCTTCAGGGGCCAGAGTAAATACCTATTCGCCACCTTCCTTAGTGCCACACATGGTTTTCAGGCCAGGTTCTAATTCTATGAGTCTTTATGGAAGCTTACCAACTCAGCTGCAAGGCGACAACGCAAGTATTTTGCAGAATCTATCTATTCCTCAGGCAATTCATTCCCTTGCTCAGTTGCAGCCACTGCAACCCCCACAGCTTCCACGCCCTCCGCAACCACCCCAACATCTTAGGCCACCTTTACAAGCTTCACAACAGTTGGAACAAGGTGTATCTTTGCAGAGCCAAGTTCAAATGCATCATCCACTGCAGATTCTGCAACAGCCACAGGTTTCACCTATGCATGCCTACTATCAATCCCAACAACAAGAGTTTGTTCATGTACAGCAGCAACAGCAAGTTGACCATTCTCAACTGCAAGCAATGCATCAATCAGGGGATGCTTCATCCCAACAGCAACAAGATCCGGGAATGTCCTTACATGAATACTTCAAGTCTCCAGAAGCTATTCAGGTATTTGTTACTTAGGATCCTTTGCAGACCGAAAAGacattttatgatttttggatttgactttcaattttaaaagatCCTCTGGCCATCTAAGATGCAAAAATGCATCAGTGGAAAACATCAATTTTGGAGCTTTTTCAAATAGACCTTTCAAAAGAAACTTCTATGAAAGATGTTTTTGGAGAAGCTCCGCCATCTGGACCTTCTACTTTCTGCCAAAAGCTTTCAGATGTATTTGATTGGTATGGCCTTGGTCCGTTctaattatttgttttcctttcaTGGCAGTCTTTATTGAGTGACCGAGATAAACTTTGTCAGCTTTTGGAGCAGCATCCAAAGTTAATGCAGATGCTTCAGGTATATGTTCTTTTACGCATTGCAGCCTGCTAGTTCTTCAAAGAACTGGCCTTGTTGCAAGGTTTAGAAACATTTATGATATAATGTCGGAGGCTGCTATTCTAACCCACTGGATTTTGCtggtttttgtgattttaCAGGAGAAGTTGGGCCAGCTATAACGGAATGACTTGGACCTATAAATTGATGATCGAAGTCTTGCATCCCCAATGCATATGTTTGCAGGAGTTAAACCTTTGATCAatcatttaatttgtttgtccCCTGAAATTTTGTATTGATAATGTACTCTAAAATGTGTATATTAATATTCTTTCCATCTTTTTAGTGTAATATTGAATTGTAAAAAAAAGTGTTAATATTGCTTTCTGTTAATGTAATTTCTGGCCGCGCTAATTAGCTGCAAATGTGTTTGATCTGTAGGTCGAAGGTGTATTTATTCTGTAATGCCTCATTTTCTTCCTCATTATGTTCCTCATGTCgcctttgtatatttttttcttctctcaatAGCGTATCTTGTTTTAAACCAATACAAGTTTTTGGCGCTGTATGTTTTTGGTTACGAGAGATTTGCTTTTTGCAGTCACTAAAATGCTTGACAAACTTGTATTGGTTTCCTTCCAAATTGTCTTTTCATCATGTGTTTTTCTGCATGATCGTCTTCTATCTAGGACGACTAATATAAGACTCCCAAGCTTGGGATCCAAGAAGCCCATGATCCAAGAGATCCTCTCCGAGTATGTATAAGTTAACTACCCACCGCCCAGGAGACATTCCTACTTTAAGAAATTCTAGGCCTTGAGAACAGATGCCAGGGATACTAAATACAAGGGTTGCTAGCTCTTCATTTTCGAGATCATCCTTCAAGGATCAATTCCTGCAAAAACTGCTTAGCCATTTGATTAACAAGGTAATAATTAAACGTTTAGTCCGAACCTAGGTTTCTCTACGCAGTCAGGTAATAGTTTCGATTGTTAGAAGATCTTCGATCATCGCATGATTTGAACAGGATCGGAGAGGGTAGAAATGTAGGCTACATCCCCATTGTAGCATACATCGCCCTTATAGAATCTTGACAAACATGATTCTCTTTTATAAAAGAGATAAAAGAGTGAATCAACGGATTTTCCTCCTTACAAAGATGAGcccaaaaatcataaacaaaaaaaatgacgaacaaaacttgaaaatagACCAACAGGTCTCGTTCGTACATGCTGCCATAGTTCATGAGGAATTTGAATGCCCTTTTAACGAGGAGAGgtttgcattgcattgcatggGTGAATGGAGGACATAACCAACCAAGCACTTCAGATTATTTAATTGAAtgatataattaataattaataattaataatcaAGGGAGGCTGTCTGCTCCTGAAAGGAACCTGAAACTAGTAATTACCATTCCGAGGCTTTTGCGTCCTGCTTCGCCCTCACAAGTCATGAAAATCGCACCAATATCCTTGTGCTACGTGTGGCCAACACCGACACCCTCTATTAGCCTACGGGCCTGTGACACACAATCATACCCTAACCCTACCCTAACGTCCTTAACGCCACCAAAACCTCATGTGCACGTACGGGCTGCATCAACAATCAACATTTCCATCACAAAAACTTCATCCCTACTCTACAATACAATTAGATACCAACTCAAAGCAAGTTACTGTTTGATACGTATgtataaacttttttttttcttttcttgtatgtgtgtgtttaatgaattatttttgtatatgtgATATTAATATGTAAGTAAAGAGAAATGACTCAAGTACTTGAAACAAACTAGTAATCGGTGAAGATGAAAGAAGAATTCTCATTTCTAATATGGGAAAAACTCTCAACACACAACATCATGTGTGGCGTGACTTAATCTCTTATTGAAACTGctacaatattttaatagaCTTCAGAGTATCTAATTCAAATCAATTGATCGGAGTAAAACGGAAGGCAATAATTATATTTGGTAAAATCACACTATTACATTATCGATGTGAGAGAATATTTCAACACACACTGCTAGAATGCAATGTGCACGGGGTGGTGTACTATACACTTCTTTCTTAATTATACTCTATCCCATATAAGTGTATTGAAAGTACTATTACATTTACATATACAGCCCAACTGagcattctctctctctctctctctctctctctctctctctctctctgtgcaacTTTGCAAGAGAGAGTAGGGTGTGTGGGAGATTTTGATGAAGCCTATGCGGACTTGGGTCACAATTGGTGATGGAGAGAGCAGGATGGAAGCCAAACGATGATCATCATCAGATAACTCCAAATTGTCCCCGGTGTGGTTGTTCCAACACCAAGTTTTGTTACTACAACAACTATAGCTTAACTCAACCAAGGTACTTCTGCAAGGGCTGTAGGAGGTACTGGACCAAGGGTGGGTCCCTCAGAAACGTCCCGGTAGGAGGCGGCTGCCGGAAAAACAGAAGAGGGTCCAAGTCATTAAGGCTATCCACCACTGCCACAGGCACAGAAGGTCATGTTCATCAATCTAATAAGAGTACTAGTAATTTGGGTAGTTATGGGGGTACTGTTCACAATTCATTTGGCAGCAATGTAATTATGAACAACTCATTGGGTGATTCCACAAGCTCCTCAGTAAGTCAAGATGGTTCAAGTATTGATCTTGCACTTGTTTATGCAAATTTCTTGAACCAAAAGCCAGACGATTCGAATAGCACTGGATCTGATCATCAGCTGCCAGAATTACCTAGTGAATTCGATCCAGCTGCACTAGATTTTTCAAGCATGGCATTGAACATGAACAATGCAAGCTCAGGAGGCAACATTAGTAGCATTCAATTAATGGAAGATCATCAAAATGGTCTTGTTGGGTCACTTGGATGCCACACTGAAAATTGTAGCACCAATGAACTCATGTACTTTGGTGGATTGGACCCATTAATTCATCATCATGAGAagcatcatcatcaaattcaaGATGCAAGTGATTTTGGGTTGCCACCAATATTGCCAGTAGGCCAAGAGGAGGCATTGTGGTCTACTTCTCAAATGATGGCTCATGCAAGTCATACTATGCAAGCTGCTACACCACTACTAGGTGGAAGGCCAGAAGCTCATGATCCAAACCTCTTAATTGGTAGTTGTTGGAGCCCATTTGATTTGCCATGTAATGAAACTTTCTCCAGGACTTGATGTCAAGATTGatgttcttttcttaatttgttaTCTTTCTTTCATATACTATGAATATAATcagttatatatatgtatagatCGAATAGAttggaaattgaaaatcaCCATGTAATAATATCTATAATTATGCTCCCAGCTATTActtatttttcctttgtaatttttgttaattCTATTTACAAGGCGGTACGAAATTCGTGTATGCGTTTCATTCAAAACCCCATCTGCCCTTCTGGATTTAGTGAGTAGAGAACACACTAAAGATTGAggtatttctctctctctctctctctctctctctctctctctctctctctctctctctctctctctgagagACAGTCGCAGAGATGATTTTGTAGCCAGTTTCCTACTCTAGggtatattttccttttccgaATCCATGGAAGCTTCTTTTATAAAGCTCGAAGCTTTTATTAATTAGTCTCTAGAAGCTTCTGTTAATCAAGCTTAAGTAGGCTTATATATAGACCATTCATCTAACATAAATTAACCATAGAAATTCTCTCCCGGaactctttcattttcttggtcTTTCTGCTTCGAGATTTGGCAGTTAAGATTTTCTAATTGATGTACCATGAAGCTGC
Above is a genomic segment from Prunus dulcis chromosome 7, ALMONDv2, whole genome shotgun sequence containing:
- the LOC117635867 gene encoding dof zinc finger protein DOF3.5, which translates into the protein MERAGWKPNDDHHQITPNCPRCGCSNTKFCYYNNYSLTQPRYFCKGCRRYWTKGGSLRNVPVGGGCRKNRRGSKSLRLSTTATGTEGHVHQSNKSTSNLGSYGGTVHNSFGSNVIMNNSLGDSTSSSVSQDGSSIDLALVYANFLNQKPDDSNSTGSDHQLPELPSEFDPAALDFSSMALNMNNASSGGNISSIQLMEDHQNGLVGSLGCHTENCSTNELMYFGGLDPLIHHHEKHHHQIQDASDFGLPPILPVGQEEALWSTSQMMAHASHTMQAATPLLGGRPEAHDPNLLIGSCWSPFDLPCNETFSRT